Proteins encoded by one window of Phycisphaerae bacterium:
- the infB gene encoding translation initiation factor IF-2, with the protein MAATRVYILAKELGVKSTAIVKKCQDEGLDVKNHMSWISAGLTATVREWFSEGEHATTVETTEKVDLKKVRLKKKRVTKKGKKPELVEAQAEPEATEQKPAETAVIEEVKPEEVKPVEPPKEQEPEVILPAGPLLEKPEPAKLSGPQVVRVEAPEPLGPPRPRQKSRPRYDAPVTEPLMYTKGKLEEPIVASPKEKGRGPKRHKERTQGRRHSDDDVKVIKPLKVSKWRQRDIEERQARLDAAGGESLRLRPTRKILTKAHAKAVEISRPKKATISEPITVRDLSSVLAVKSADIITKLMQQGVMATANQVISSEVAELVALELGTELVVEHKKTLEEQIRAEFDGRQKNNLEKRSVVAAMLGHVDHGKTSLLDKIRTTKIAAGEAGGITQHIGASQVSWDDKKVTFLDTPGHEAFTAMRARGANMTDVVVLTVAAGDGVMPQTIEAIHHAKAAGVPIIVALNKIDLPGIDFNRVYAQLSEQGLTPVEWGGDTEVVKTSAVTGTGINDLLEHLDYTAELLDLKADNTVPATGWVVEAKMSPQLGPVATLLIKEGRLNKGDVVLAGCAFGRVKSLKDGYGKKIKSAASSMPVEIAGLSDVPQAGDRFYVTDDINRAKAAAEENQMLSRENSLAKRTQVTLDNLFSHIESGKIAELNLIIRADVQGSVDVLTKYLSELSTDEVKVKILHAAPGGITEGDCLLAEASNAIIIGFNVVPEERVAKIAETRGIEIRLYDIIYRITEDLQKSMAGLLKPEEKEEPVGRAVVRTVFKISKLGAVAGCLVSDGIVTRSAKVRLIRDNIVIRSDLTIESLKHFKDDAREVKAGLECGIKIAKFDDIKVDDVFALYEIVKVARTL; encoded by the coding sequence ACAAAGAAAGGAAAGAAGCCCGAACTAGTCGAGGCCCAGGCAGAACCTGAAGCAACTGAGCAAAAACCTGCGGAAACAGCAGTTATCGAAGAAGTAAAACCGGAAGAAGTAAAACCAGTCGAGCCCCCCAAGGAACAAGAGCCGGAGGTCATACTGCCTGCCGGCCCGCTTTTAGAAAAGCCCGAGCCAGCCAAACTGAGCGGCCCGCAGGTAGTTCGGGTCGAAGCGCCGGAACCATTAGGACCGCCGAGACCAAGACAAAAATCAAGACCAAGATACGATGCACCTGTTACTGAGCCGTTGATGTACACCAAAGGGAAACTGGAAGAGCCAATTGTGGCTTCACCGAAGGAAAAGGGACGAGGGCCAAAACGACACAAGGAGAGAACGCAGGGACGTCGACACAGTGATGACGATGTAAAAGTCATAAAACCGCTCAAAGTCAGCAAATGGCGACAGAGGGACATTGAAGAAAGACAAGCTCGGCTTGATGCGGCCGGCGGCGAAAGTCTGCGATTAAGGCCGACACGCAAAATCCTTACCAAGGCCCACGCAAAAGCTGTTGAAATCAGCAGACCGAAAAAAGCGACAATAAGCGAGCCGATTACAGTAAGGGATTTGTCTTCTGTACTGGCGGTAAAATCGGCAGACATTATCACTAAATTGATGCAGCAAGGTGTAATGGCCACTGCCAATCAGGTAATAAGCTCCGAAGTTGCGGAACTGGTTGCTCTGGAGCTCGGCACAGAATTGGTTGTAGAGCACAAAAAAACTCTGGAAGAGCAGATACGGGCCGAATTTGACGGTAGGCAAAAAAATAATCTCGAAAAACGTTCGGTGGTGGCAGCTATGCTGGGCCATGTTGACCACGGCAAGACCAGCCTGCTGGACAAAATCAGGACGACTAAGATAGCGGCCGGCGAGGCCGGCGGTATTACACAGCATATCGGCGCCTCTCAGGTCAGCTGGGACGATAAGAAGGTGACATTCCTTGACACGCCAGGTCATGAGGCGTTCACCGCGATGCGGGCACGCGGTGCAAATATGACCGATGTCGTGGTTCTGACGGTTGCCGCCGGGGACGGAGTGATGCCCCAAACCATCGAGGCAATACATCATGCCAAGGCAGCGGGCGTTCCGATTATTGTAGCATTAAATAAAATAGATTTGCCCGGCATCGATTTTAATCGCGTTTACGCGCAGCTGTCTGAGCAGGGTTTGACACCGGTGGAATGGGGCGGAGATACGGAAGTTGTAAAAACCAGTGCCGTTACCGGCACCGGCATTAACGATTTGCTCGAACACCTCGATTATACAGCCGAATTACTCGACCTCAAGGCTGATAACACGGTACCTGCGACCGGATGGGTAGTGGAGGCGAAGATGTCACCGCAGCTTGGTCCTGTGGCAACTCTTTTAATTAAAGAAGGCCGACTAAACAAAGGCGATGTGGTGCTTGCCGGCTGCGCCTTCGGCAGAGTGAAGAGCCTGAAAGACGGCTACGGCAAGAAGATAAAGTCAGCTGCAAGCTCTATGCCGGTGGAGATAGCAGGTCTGAGCGATGTACCGCAGGCAGGCGACAGATTTTACGTCACGGATGATATCAACAGGGCCAAAGCTGCCGCTGAGGAAAACCAAATGCTCTCGCGGGAAAACTCGCTGGCCAAACGAACACAGGTAACGCTGGATAATTTATTCAGCCACATAGAGTCCGGCAAGATAGCCGAGTTGAATCTTATCATTCGTGCCGATGTCCAAGGTTCGGTGGATGTTTTGACGAAATATTTATCTGAGCTGAGCACCGACGAGGTAAAGGTTAAGATTTTACATGCGGCGCCGGGCGGTATCACAGAAGGCGATTGTCTGCTTGCCGAGGCGTCGAACGCCATAATAATCGGCTTCAATGTTGTGCCTGAAGAACGCGTGGCCAAGATTGCAGAAACCAGAGGCATTGAGATAAGACTCTACGATATAATCTACCGCATAACCGAAGATTTACAAAAATCCATGGCCGGCCTGCTTAAACCCGAGGAAAAAGAGGAGCCCGTTGGCAGGGCCGTGGTAAGAACTGTTTTCAAAATTTCGAAGCTCGGCGCGGTGGCAGGTTGTTTAGTCAGCGATGGTATCGTGACCAGAAGTGCCAAAGTTCGCCTGATACGTGATAATATCGTAATCAGAAGCGACCTGACCATAGAGTCCTTAAAGCATTTCAAAGATGATGCCCGCGAGGTCAAGGCAGGCCTGGAGTGCGGCATTAAGATAGCTAAATTCGACGATATTAAGGTCGATGATGTTTTTGCCCTTTATGAAATCGTTAAAGTGGCAAGAACCCTTTAA
- the rbfA gene encoding 30S ribosome-binding factor RbfA — translation MATRRQEKAARAIKEAVSDAIANHLNDPRIEGFVSVTRVDVAVDLRSAEVYLSIFGKNDTAQDKTYEAITHARSRIQSLLAGSLQCKFCPVLRFHKDENFKKTLETIKLIEQAASERKKRDSVDEKQEPL, via the coding sequence ATGGCGACAAGAAGGCAGGAAAAGGCGGCACGAGCGATAAAAGAAGCGGTCAGCGACGCTATTGCCAACCATCTTAACGACCCGCGTATCGAGGGCTTTGTGAGCGTTACGAGAGTTGATGTAGCTGTCGACTTGCGCAGTGCGGAAGTGTATCTGAGCATCTTCGGCAAAAATGATACCGCCCAGGACAAAACTTATGAGGCGATAACGCACGCCAGGAGTCGAATACAATCGCTGCTGGCAGGTTCGCTGCAGTGCAAATTCTGTCCTGTTTTGCGGTTTCATAAGGACGAGAATTTCAAGAAGACGCTTGAAACCATAAAATTGATAGAACAGGCCGCAAGTGAGCGGAAAAAGAGGGATTCGGTTGACGAAAAACAAGAGCCGTTGTAA
- the hisG gene encoding ATP phosphoribosyltransferase — MSEKILKLGIPSGSLQKATVELFGKAGFNIVESERNLRPRIDDEQIGLTMLRAQEMSRYVAGGELDAGITGFDWIAENKSDVVAVAELAYSKATSEPARWVLAVPDESKVKKPADLRGGIVATELVKVTEKYFADKNIDVKVEFSWGSTEVKARLVDAIVELTETGTSLVANNLRVIDTVISSTTRLIANKKAWQDKFKREKIENIAILLNAAVEARTKVGLKMNIKKSALDKVLKILPAEKSPTISSLADKDYIAIEVVIDDKVERTLVPALKRAGASGIITYPLNKVIH, encoded by the coding sequence ATGTCAGAAAAGATATTAAAATTAGGTATACCCTCGGGCAGTTTGCAAAAGGCGACGGTTGAACTTTTCGGCAAGGCCGGTTTCAACATCGTCGAATCCGAAAGAAATCTCCGGCCTCGCATAGATGATGAGCAAATCGGGCTAACTATGCTGCGGGCACAGGAGATGAGCAGATATGTCGCCGGGGGCGAGCTCGACGCCGGAATTACTGGCTTCGACTGGATAGCAGAAAACAAATCAGATGTAGTAGCGGTCGCTGAGCTTGCATACAGCAAAGCTACAAGCGAACCGGCTAGATGGGTATTGGCCGTGCCGGACGAGTCAAAGGTGAAAAAACCGGCCGATTTGCGCGGAGGCATAGTCGCAACCGAGCTGGTCAAGGTAACAGAGAAGTATTTCGCAGATAAAAATATCGACGTAAAAGTCGAATTCAGCTGGGGTTCTACGGAGGTAAAGGCACGCCTTGTTGATGCGATAGTGGAGCTTACCGAAACAGGGACCTCACTTGTGGCGAATAATCTGCGGGTGATAGATACCGTCATATCTTCTACGACAAGATTGATAGCAAATAAAAAAGCCTGGCAGGATAAATTCAAGCGGGAAAAAATAGAAAATATCGCCATTTTGCTCAATGCTGCTGTCGAAGCCCGCACCAAAGTCGGCTTGAAAATGAACATAAAGAAAAGCGCCCTCGACAAAGTCTTAAAGATTCTTCCTGCCGAGAAAAGCCCGACAATTTCAAGTTTGGCCGACAAGGATTATATTGCGATAGAAGTCGTCATCGACGAC